A region from the Linepithema humile isolate Giens D197 chromosome 1, Lhum_UNIL_v1.0, whole genome shotgun sequence genome encodes:
- the LOC136999322 gene encoding battenin-like codes for MVLSIENTLLVMLIVPVLEAIAFWCILKHPVHTRIPITKDGINSQEQIVKVSKKSFRDKINLVPGLMKYMIPLGLVYLFEYFINQGLYELIEYDDIWLTHAEQYRWLQVDYQIGVFISRSSVNLVSVNKIWIMSVLQFINVIILLFEAIYYYIPYIWIVFIIVLWEGLLGGGAYVNTR; via the exons ATGGTGTTATCTATCGAAAACACATTGTTAGTCATGTTGATTGTGCCAGTTTTGGAAGCGATCGCATTCTGGTGTATTCTCAAACATCCGGTGCACACCAGAATTCCGATCACGAAGGACGGTATCAATAGTCAAGAACAAATCGTCAAGGTTTCTAAGAAGAGTTTCAGGGATAAGATCAATTTGGTGCCTGGTTTGATGAAATACATGATACCGCTTGGACTAGTTTATCTGTTTGAATATTTCATCAACCAAGGCctg TACGAACTCATCGAATACGATGACATTTGGCTGACGCATGCCGAACAATACAGATGGCTACAAGTGGATTATCAAATAGGTGTATTTATTTCGAGATCATCGGTAAATTTAGTGAGCGTTAACAAAATTTGGATTATGTCCGTGTTGCAG TTTATTAACGTCATAATTCTTCTCTTTGAggctatttattattacataccaTATATATGGATCGTTTTCATCATTGTATTGTGGGAAGGTCTGCTTGGCGGCGGGGCGTACGTGAATacccggtaa
- the LOC136999314 gene encoding uncharacterized protein isoform X1, protein MFFILKLLLIILLNKTNAYITQNIETVLLPAFYPTDAKEISLTVKVFGQLISLHLHRNDQIASPEYEIWQYHIKGATEKLSQLKASDPCLYIYKDRVSSAIINFCDERGLEGLIFLKNDNLEIRPLWNDLVSMSLVDDICVEEQVNLSFGIPHLIKRLLQYSINSNLYHVDNYKPKRRYVRNTQRKLTIKLAVFLDAETYTRLGPIVDYDEKKLHNMILAYVNQIQAVFHHPSLGVSIDISLVHLDTVNLREKYTDFGGKITKMSKSFCDYAETYNPPYDNNSRHWNVALILTSINIFFWSKSENKTERKFSIMANSSFNAVCEMGEKSCAIVEFAVNDRTISAGFGSSLLAVEEIGNIRTRTSIPSRWRTICRLYCK, encoded by the exons ATGttctttatattgaaattgttattaataatcttactAAATAAAACGAATGCGTATATCACGCAAAATATCGAAACAGTATTGCTGCCGGCATTCTACCCGACAGACGCAAAAGAG ATATCTCTAACTGTAAAAGTTTTCGGACAATTAATTTCACTACACCTTCATAGAAACGATCAGATTGCATCGCCTGAGTATGAAATATGgcaatatcatataaaagGCGCTACAGAGAAGCTGTCGCAGTTGAAAGCATCGGAtccttgtttatatatttacaaggaTCGCGTCAGTTCGGCGATTATTAACTTTTGTGACGAACGTGGATTG gAAGGActcatttttctgaaaaacgaCAACTTAGAGATTAGACCTCTGTGGAACGACCTTGTGTCTATGTCTTTAGTCGACGACATTTGCGTTGAAGAACAAGTAAATCTTTCATTCGGCATACCTCATCTTATTAAAAGATTACTGCAATATTCCATCAATTCAAATCTTTATCATGTCGACAATTATAAGCCGAAGCGACGTTACGTGCGAAATACACAACGAAAGTTAACCATAAAACTGGCCGTTTTCCTGGACGCAGAAACATACACTAGATTGGGGCCTATTGTGGACTACGATGAGAAAAAGTTGCACAATATGATATTAGCATACGTGAATCAAATTCAAGCTGTGTTCCATCATCCGAGTTTGGGTGTTTCTATCGATATTTCGTTGGTACATTTAGATACTGTAAATTTACGAGAGAAATATACAGATTTTGGCggcaaaataacaaaaatgagCAAATCGTTCTGCGACTATGCGGAAACTTACAATCCTCCATATGACAATAATTCACGTCACTGGAACGTTGCTCTTATCCTGACttcaataaacatttttttttggtcAAAGTCAGAAAACAAAACAGAACGGAAATTTTCCATCATGGCAAATTCTTCATTCAATGCAGTTTGTGAAATGGGGGAGAAATCTTGCGCAATAGTGGAATTCGCTGTTAATGATCGGACGATATCTGCGGGTTTTGGGTCATCTCTTCTTGCTGTTGAAGAGATCGGCAATAT acggacgagaacgagtataccgtcgcgttggagaacgatttgcagactgtactgtaagtga
- the LOC136999314 gene encoding uncharacterized protein isoform X2 has product MRISRKISKQYCCRHSTRQTQKRNDQIASPEYEIWQYHIKGATEKLSQLKASDPCLYIYKDRVSSAIINFCDERGLEGLIFLKNDNLEIRPLWNDLVSMSLVDDICVEEQVNLSFGIPHLIKRLLQYSINSNLYHVDNYKPKRRYVRNTQRKLTIKLAVFLDAETYTRLGPIVDYDEKKLHNMILAYVNQIQAVFHHPSLGVSIDISLVHLDTVNLREKYTDFGGKITKMSKSFCDYAETYNPPYDNNSRHWNVALILTSINIFFWSKSENKTERKFSIMANSSFNAVCEMGEKSCAIVEFAVNDRTISAGFGSSLLAVEEIGNIRTRTSIPSRWRTICRLYCK; this is encoded by the exons ATGCGTATATCACGCAAAATATCGAAACAGTATTGCTGCCGGCATTCTACCCGACAGACGCAAAAGAG AAACGATCAGATTGCATCGCCTGAGTATGAAATATGgcaatatcatataaaagGCGCTACAGAGAAGCTGTCGCAGTTGAAAGCATCGGAtccttgtttatatatttacaaggaTCGCGTCAGTTCGGCGATTATTAACTTTTGTGACGAACGTGGATTG gAAGGActcatttttctgaaaaacgaCAACTTAGAGATTAGACCTCTGTGGAACGACCTTGTGTCTATGTCTTTAGTCGACGACATTTGCGTTGAAGAACAAGTAAATCTTTCATTCGGCATACCTCATCTTATTAAAAGATTACTGCAATATTCCATCAATTCAAATCTTTATCATGTCGACAATTATAAGCCGAAGCGACGTTACGTGCGAAATACACAACGAAAGTTAACCATAAAACTGGCCGTTTTCCTGGACGCAGAAACATACACTAGATTGGGGCCTATTGTGGACTACGATGAGAAAAAGTTGCACAATATGATATTAGCATACGTGAATCAAATTCAAGCTGTGTTCCATCATCCGAGTTTGGGTGTTTCTATCGATATTTCGTTGGTACATTTAGATACTGTAAATTTACGAGAGAAATATACAGATTTTGGCggcaaaataacaaaaatgagCAAATCGTTCTGCGACTATGCGGAAACTTACAATCCTCCATATGACAATAATTCACGTCACTGGAACGTTGCTCTTATCCTGACttcaataaacatttttttttggtcAAAGTCAGAAAACAAAACAGAACGGAAATTTTCCATCATGGCAAATTCTTCATTCAATGCAGTTTGTGAAATGGGGGAGAAATCTTGCGCAATAGTGGAATTCGCTGTTAATGATCGGACGATATCTGCGGGTTTTGGGTCATCTCTTCTTGCTGTTGAAGAGATCGGCAATAT acggacgagaacgagtataccgtcgcgttggagaacgatttgcagactgtactgtaagtga